A section of the Methanofollis sp. UBA420 genome encodes:
- a CDS encoding YegP family protein — protein sequence MPRGKFEVYQDKSGEFRFRLKASNGQVIATSQSYKSKESCLKGIESVRNNAPNAEVLQAHE from the coding sequence ATGCCCAGAGGGAAATTCGAAGTCTACCAGGACAAGTCCGGGGAATTCAGGTTCAGGCTCAAAGCATCAAACGGCCAGGTCATCGCCACGAGCCAGAGTTACAAGTCGAAGGAGTCGTGCCTGAAAGGAATAGAGAGCGTCAGGAACAACGCCCCCAATGCCGAAGTCCTCCAGGCACACGAGTGA
- a CDS encoding DUF5518 domain-containing protein — protein MNESDSQKFWIGVIGGLLVALVINYLITIGGAFVGGIVAGWIVRGGAKNGGKAGVYVGLLNAVVLAAAILVYGIETAPGDISYLGFLGSTLFIVVALFPLFGLFGYVGGLIGGSLTK, from the coding sequence ATGAACGAATCAGATTCGCAGAAGTTCTGGATCGGCGTGATAGGCGGGCTGTTGGTGGCGCTTGTCATCAATTACCTCATCACCATCGGCGGCGCCTTCGTCGGGGGGATCGTGGCAGGCTGGATCGTGCGAGGGGGCGCAAAGAACGGCGGGAAAGCGGGCGTTTATGTCGGCCTCCTGAACGCGGTCGTGCTGGCGGCCGCCATCCTGGTGTATGGCATCGAGACCGCCCCGGGCGACATCAGTTACCTGGGGTTCCTCGGGTCGACGCTCTTCATCGTCGTCGCCCTCTTCCCGCTCTTCGGCCTCTTCGGCTATGTGGGAGGGCTCATCGGGGGGTCGCTGACGAAGTGA
- a CDS encoding fasciclin domain-containing protein → MKKLFVFAFVILCFGAVLIAGCAQQGPAEPTPTPTATTTEETPAATVTTAETTPTVTETGVPTGNETDIFRTLNTMPEYSVLRELLLLAGLDQTLATEGPYTLFAPDNTAFATSLTKDQTNAIRADPALLEPVLLYHVVEGTYTATDLQNVTSLTTLEGSTLKVTVSGDTVMVNGATVVEADIMATNGVIHGIDAVLLPPDVTMPWTTTATTGTETTAAETTTEETTTEETTAAGA, encoded by the coding sequence ATGAAAAAATTGTTTGTTTTTGCGTTTGTGATCCTCTGCTTCGGCGCAGTGCTCATCGCGGGATGCGCACAGCAGGGACCTGCCGAGCCGACGCCGACGCCCACCGCAACGACCACTGAAGAGACGCCGGCAGCGACGGTCACCACGGCAGAGACGACGCCGACGGTGACGGAGACGGGAGTTCCAACCGGAAATGAGACCGACATCTTCAGGACTCTGAACACGATGCCGGAATACTCCGTGCTTCGCGAACTGCTCCTCCTTGCCGGACTGGACCAGACGCTTGCAACAGAGGGGCCGTATACGCTCTTTGCACCGGATAACACCGCTTTCGCAACGAGCCTCACGAAGGACCAGACGAACGCGATCCGGGCCGACCCGGCTCTGCTTGAACCGGTCCTCCTCTACCATGTCGTCGAGGGGACGTACACGGCGACCGACCTCCAGAATGTCACCTCTCTCACGACGCTGGAGGGCAGCACGCTGAAGGTCACGGTGTCGGGCGATACGGTGATGGTGAACGGCGCAACCGTGGTGGAGGCCGACATTATGGCGACGAACGGCGTGATCCACGGCATCGATGCCGTGCTGCTGCCGCCTGACGTGACCATGCCCTGGACGACGACGGCGACGACAGGGACAGAGACGACCGCGGCAGAAACAACCACAGAGGAGACGACGACGGAGGAGACCACGGCGGCGGGGGCCTGA
- a CDS encoding mechanosensitive ion channel family protein yields the protein MADIIVTIGQVGGSVIAFLPYLVAAVIILIIGWIVGRLLGSVVSKFLDRIGVDDALRKTGPGEAVEKSGFMIVHLFDLLVRWAVYLIAIMVAASVLQIETLSRVIAAIVAYLPNIAAFVIILIAGLILVDFFADVLEKMSSAAEVALAGPMILGLRVFLYFVVIMLALTQLAIDLTIVYVFIEPIAWGVGLGLGAAIAIIVGFGLKDRSPEILDTLLSQEKK from the coding sequence ATGGCTGATATTATCGTCACCATTGGCCAGGTCGGTGGAAGCGTGATCGCATTCCTGCCGTACCTTGTCGCCGCAGTGATCATCCTGATCATCGGCTGGATCGTCGGGCGCCTGCTGGGCTCTGTCGTGTCGAAGTTCCTGGACCGGATCGGCGTGGACGACGCCCTCAGAAAGACGGGGCCGGGCGAGGCGGTCGAGAAGAGCGGCTTCATGATCGTCCATCTCTTCGACCTGCTCGTGCGGTGGGCCGTCTACCTGATCGCGATCATGGTGGCGGCGAGCGTCCTCCAGATCGAGACTCTCTCGCGAGTGATTGCCGCTATCGTCGCCTATCTCCCGAACATCGCGGCGTTTGTGATCATCCTCATCGCCGGCCTGATCCTGGTCGACTTCTTCGCCGACGTCCTGGAAAAAATGAGTTCCGCGGCCGAGGTCGCCCTTGCCGGGCCCATGATCCTGGGCCTGCGGGTCTTCCTCTACTTCGTCGTGATCATGCTTGCCCTGACGCAGCTTGCCATCGACCTGACCATCGTCTACGTTTTCATCGAACCGATCGCCTGGGGCGTCGGGCTCGGGCTCGGCGCTGCTATTGCGATCATTGTCGGCTTCGGCCTCAAGGACCGGAGCCCGGAGATCCTGGACACTCTGCTGTCACAGGAGAAAAAATAA
- a CDS encoding DNA-methyltransferase: MHLTCPACGCSFEYTGRATFFTSCPACKKRVTIRRRKSETSDFGVSKRECHDARAFYGRKIYAAAGAGRESAIAENDLPPGVRNAVLCRDSRDLALIPDNSVHLMVTSPPYNVGKTYDDDLDMEEYLALLRAVFAETYRVLVPGGRACVNVANVGRKPYIPYHSAIIGVMAEIGFLMRGEVIWNKATGAGISTAWGSWRSASNPTLRDVHEYILVYSKGSYARKKGEREDTIGREEFLEWTKSLWTFPTESARKVGHPAPFPVELPYRCIQLYTFKGDVVLDPFAGAGTTGVAALRAGRDFVCVDSDAGYAERAKERLRAEGWDG, translated from the coding sequence ATGCACCTTACCTGCCCTGCCTGCGGATGCTCCTTCGAGTACACCGGACGGGCGACATTCTTCACCTCCTGCCCGGCCTGCAAGAAGCGGGTCACGATACGGAGGAGGAAGTCGGAGACGAGCGACTTCGGGGTCTCGAAACGGGAGTGCCACGACGCAAGGGCTTTTTACGGCCGCAAGATCTATGCGGCGGCCGGGGCGGGCAGGGAGAGTGCGATCGCCGAGAACGATCTCCCGCCGGGCGTCAGGAACGCGGTCCTCTGCCGGGACAGCAGGGACCTGGCCCTGATCCCGGACAACAGCGTCCACCTGATGGTGACGTCGCCGCCCTACAATGTGGGCAAGACCTATGACGACGACCTGGACATGGAGGAGTACCTCGCTCTCCTGCGGGCGGTCTTTGCCGAGACGTACCGCGTGCTCGTGCCGGGCGGCCGGGCCTGCGTGAATGTGGCGAATGTGGGAAGGAAACCGTACATCCCGTACCACAGTGCGATCATCGGGGTGATGGCGGAGATCGGGTTCCTGATGCGGGGCGAGGTGATCTGGAACAAGGCGACGGGGGCCGGGATCTCGACGGCCTGGGGGAGCTGGCGGTCGGCCTCGAACCCGACGCTCCGGGACGTCCACGAGTATATTCTGGTCTACTCGAAGGGGTCGTATGCCCGGAAGAAGGGGGAGAGGGAGGACACGATCGGCAGGGAGGAGTTCCTGGAGTGGACGAAGAGTCTCTGGACGTTCCCGACGGAGTCGGCACGTAAGGTCGGCCACCCGGCGCCTTTCCCGGTGGAGCTGCCGTATCGCTGCATTCAGCTGTACACGTTCAAGGGCGATGTGGTCCTGGACCCGTTCGCGGGTGCGGGGACGACGGGCGTGGCGGCGCTGCGGGCGGGCCGGGACTTTGTCTGCGTCGATTCGGACGCGGGCTACGCGGAGCGTGCGAAGGAGCGCCTGCGGGCCGAAGGCTGGGATGGCTGA
- a CDS encoding DUF61 family protein — MAYRPNIDDESVLRRWMGIEAGRINDALVAERKTLARLLDEKVPSSTTKGGKEYVFDREVIRTLGDRLPREMHDRLWLPIVFSFSPEVRDSFYLRDGTALLALKTLGELGAMREFYKGRLWVSNAIVYAIMQKYPTVIQIGIG, encoded by the coding sequence ATGGCATACCGGCCGAACATCGACGACGAGTCGGTCCTCAGGCGGTGGATGGGCATCGAGGCCGGGCGGATCAACGACGCCCTCGTGGCCGAGAGAAAGACCCTCGCCCGCCTGCTCGACGAGAAAGTTCCGTCGTCGACGACGAAGGGAGGGAAGGAGTACGTCTTCGACAGGGAGGTGATCCGGACCCTCGGCGACCGCCTCCCCCGCGAGATGCACGACCGCCTCTGGCTCCCGATCGTCTTCTCCTTCTCGCCCGAGGTGCGGGACAGTTTTTATCTCCGGGACGGGACGGCGCTCCTCGCCCTCAAGACGCTCGGCGAACTCGGGGCGATGCGCGAGTTTTATAAAGGGCGGCTCTGGGTCTCGAACGCGATCGTCTACGCGATAATGCAGAAATACCCGACCGTGATCCAGATCGGGATCGGGTGA
- a CDS encoding class I SAM-dependent methyltransferase, translating to MTLNTIDWNDEWKSVMIQRSGSAVSTCAQHWDSAESARNYLRDYGRENSSHTDRVSATLEALHLSPDSRVLEIGSGPGVLTVPIASRTAHVTAVEPSDGMMTVLQEYMKKEGTENIRCVQKRWEDVADDDLEPQYDLVLASFSLGMPEIKTAIEKMNAASSERVCLFWHAGEPQFETLYRLALPHILGTDYVPVPKADVLFNLLYAMGIYPDVRYFDFEQMHVFDSEEEMARHFLYEYHIPFDTGNRGLRAYLEEYVEEQDGRFVHHERWPCMMFQWNVQ from the coding sequence ATGACACTGAATACGATTGACTGGAATGATGAATGGAAGAGCGTGATGATACAGCGCTCCGGATCGGCCGTCTCCACCTGTGCACAGCACTGGGACTCGGCCGAGAGTGCACGGAATTATCTCCGCGACTATGGTCGAGAGAACTCCAGCCACACCGACCGCGTCAGTGCGACCCTCGAAGCGCTGCACCTTTCCCCTGACTCGCGGGTGCTTGAGATCGGGAGCGGGCCCGGCGTGCTGACAGTACCGATCGCCTCACGGACAGCGCACGTGACAGCCGTCGAACCTTCGGACGGGATGATGACCGTACTGCAGGAGTACATGAAAAAAGAGGGGACCGAAAATATCAGGTGCGTGCAGAAGCGCTGGGAGGATGTCGCCGACGATGATCTCGAGCCCCAGTACGATCTCGTCCTCGCGTCCTTCTCGCTCGGGATGCCGGAGATCAAGACGGCGATCGAAAAGATGAACGCGGCATCCTCCGAGCGGGTGTGCCTCTTCTGGCATGCCGGAGAACCGCAATTCGAGACCCTCTACCGTCTGGCCCTGCCGCATATCCTCGGGACTGACTACGTCCCCGTACCGAAGGCCGATGTCCTCTTCAACCTCCTCTATGCGATGGGGATCTATCCTGATGTGAGGTATTTCGATTTCGAACAGATGCATGTATTCGATTCGGAGGAAGAGATGGCGAGACATTTCCTGTACGAGTATCATATCCCCTTCGATACAGGGAACCGGGGTTTGAGAGCATATCTGGAAGAGTATGTCGAAGAACAGGACGGCCGGTTCGTACACCATGAACGGTGGCCCTGCATGATGTTTCAGTGGAATGTGCAATGA
- a CDS encoding GNAT family N-acetyltransferase: protein MAEEVATARLRLVPVTAAHLTADAAALSSLLAAAVPDAWPPETVEDAIPTFLSWLTEDPASEGWNLWYIVSPDGVLAGSCGFVGRPSPDGEAEMGYAVLPAFRGRGYATEAAAALVDWAFAHSEVACVTAQADPANLASVRVLEKVGFVPDGAGDEGCVRFVRRRWENSPNFTCT, encoded by the coding sequence ATGGCTGAGGAGGTGGCGACCGCCCGTCTCCGTCTGGTGCCGGTGACGGCGGCGCACCTGACGGCCGACGCCGCGGCCCTCTCGTCTCTCCTCGCCGCCGCGGTCCCGGACGCCTGGCCGCCGGAGACTGTCGAGGATGCCATCCCGACGTTCCTCTCCTGGCTGACGGAGGACCCGGCGAGCGAGGGCTGGAACCTCTGGTATATTGTCTCACCCGATGGGGTGCTCGCGGGGTCGTGCGGTTTTGTCGGCAGGCCGTCGCCCGATGGGGAGGCGGAGATGGGCTACGCGGTCCTCCCGGCCTTCCGGGGCCGCGGCTATGCGACCGAGGCGGCGGCGGCCCTGGTGGACTGGGCGTTCGCGCACTCCGAGGTCGCCTGCGTGACGGCGCAGGCCGACCCGGCGAACCTGGCCTCGGTGCGGGTGCTGGAGAAGGTCGGGTTCGTGCCCGACGGCGCCGGGGACGAGGGGTGCGTGCGGTTCGTGAGGAGGCGGTGGGAGAATTCCCCGAATTTTACATGCACTTGA
- a CDS encoding LURP-one-related/scramblase family protein: protein MKEKLVSIGDDYWIEDAAGKKTYKVDGKMLRIRNTLVIQDSDGKDLYKIQERMLHIKDTMEIEKAEGGTAATIKKALISPLRDRWTVKIPDGEDWSIQGNILDHEYRIEAGREKVAEVSKKWFRIRDTYGVEIETGHDAALVLAVTAAIDQMAHD from the coding sequence ATGAAAGAGAAACTCGTCTCCATCGGGGACGACTACTGGATCGAGGACGCCGCGGGAAAGAAGACCTATAAAGTGGACGGCAAGATGCTGCGCATCAGGAACACCCTGGTGATCCAGGACAGCGACGGGAAGGACCTCTACAAGATCCAGGAGAGGATGCTCCATATCAAGGACACCATGGAGATCGAAAAGGCCGAAGGCGGCACGGCCGCCACGATCAAGAAGGCCCTGATCTCCCCTCTCCGGGACAGGTGGACGGTGAAGATCCCGGACGGCGAGGACTGGAGCATCCAGGGGAACATCCTGGACCACGAGTACAGGATCGAGGCCGGGCGGGAGAAGGTCGCCGAGGTCTCGAAGAAATGGTTCCGTATCCGGGACACCTACGGCGTGGAGATCGAAACGGGCCACGACGCCGCCCTCGTGCTGGCGGTCACGGCCGCGATCGACCAGATGGCGCACGACTAG
- a CDS encoding PEGA domain-containing protein, with protein sequence MEKIPPLGKKVPIFLFLLVALACIIGPVAGDEEGTVPPETVASYEMITNISVPTETETPVETETPVETLLALSLAADPPDGPVPLTVRFTGTATGPAVDIWEWTIDGVAADADGPDLTHTFTGAGTYTVALTATNASAHLANTTSIEIVAEEETPLMIAARAGVIHPHIWNVSKIEGSGNVTSLWEIQDQIGDGDTIRIWGMAESAADRVYESGITINVPDVMVKQWEGSPAQPLIAGPSAVGPSAVAPMSPGPAAPAFAVTADNATFRGLNISGNAAGIYAAGDPEDHIRGLTIADCTFVGNGAIGGPSVNPGGGALYAEYVDDLSVERTEFTENSAGVGGGVCFVTCTRITVTGTAFTRNAAIYGGGGPALMSSELFDDDYYGSGGGALFVDCTRLALLETTFENNTAINSGGGAEFHYCENATLTGVTFTGNEAEECGGGAEFHYCENATLTGVTFTGNEAEAYGGGAEFHYCENTTLTDVTFTGNEAEDYGGGAEFWESSGITLNGVIFITNTANSGGGMDLYETSDVTLSDITFTRNNADRGGGAYLYESSGVRLSDLSFTANNATRYGGGAYFDDCTDSGVFDVTFTENDATNGGGAFIGWCENITITGTTFTGNTVTDHDDGDVPRSLESSDDELESSGGGAFFYDSFGIIIANCRFDNLDNIRAERESEEPEFRESDIIESFSAILNTSRTPGTNIAGGPYLGGNLWLNDPAQNISEWCADADFDGICDEPLLIAMNDGEEFGTDHLPLVYGGTVAIASTPAGAYIHLDGVNITRTTDTSLSLPVGDYTITVTLADYVTPENRTVTVSPGETVPVVFDLEEVCGILNVSSVPAGARIVLDGVDTGRLTNATLEDILPGEHNVTVVLAGYKTPENRTVTVSPDETTEVAFALEALPTPTPTSSSSGSSGRHSDLAADSTGKIPAGGSGTLAFRGPAIYEIRVTVGESIQTLLVTIGRSGIPSGVEAPAGLVFEYDEVTIYHTTDDAIEGALILFSIPKAWLAENSIDPADVVLYRYHDGAWQALPTEVTGEDETSWHFSAQSPGFSLFAIGGEPAPVAVKVPDVGAQAGTTEPLPPVTETPASPPAETPQPFPTMILLLCGAAVLLIAAVVLWKRR encoded by the coding sequence ATGGAAAAAATCCCCCCATTAGGGAAGAAAGTACCTATTTTTCTATTCCTGCTGGTGGCCCTGGCCTGTATCATCGGCCCGGTCGCCGGGGATGAAGAGGGCACAGTCCCGCCCGAAACAGTGGCGTCCTATGAAATGATTACGAATATCTCAGTCCCGACGGAAACCGAGACGCCGGTGGAAACCGAGACACCAGTGGAAACGCTACTGGCACTCTCGCTCGCCGCCGATCCCCCTGACGGCCCGGTGCCGCTCACCGTGCGGTTCACCGGGACGGCGACGGGTCCGGCGGTCGACATCTGGGAGTGGACAATCGACGGCGTCGCGGCGGACGCAGACGGCCCTGACCTTACTCACACTTTCACCGGGGCCGGCACCTACACCGTCGCCCTCACCGCAACCAACGCGAGCGCACACCTCGCGAACACCACGTCGATCGAGATCGTCGCGGAGGAAGAAACACCCCTCATGATCGCCGCCAGGGCCGGGGTCATCCACCCCCACATCTGGAATGTCTCGAAGATCGAGGGGAGCGGTAACGTCACCAGTCTCTGGGAGATCCAGGATCAGATCGGAGACGGTGACACCATCCGCATCTGGGGCATGGCGGAGAGCGCGGCGGACCGCGTCTACGAGAGCGGCATTACCATCAACGTCCCCGACGTGATGGTCAAACAGTGGGAAGGTTCGCCCGCCCAACCCCTCATCGCCGGCCCCTCGGCGGTCGGCCCCTCGGCGGTAGCACCGATGTCCCCCGGCCCCGCGGCACCGGCCTTCGCCGTCACAGCGGACAACGCGACCTTCCGCGGCCTCAACATCTCCGGCAACGCCGCCGGGATCTACGCCGCCGGGGATCCTGAAGACCACATCCGGGGCCTCACCATCGCAGACTGCACCTTCGTCGGGAATGGGGCAATCGGCGGTCCGAGTGTAAATCCTGGTGGCGGTGCGCTCTATGCCGAATATGTCGATGATCTCTCGGTCGAGAGGACAGAGTTCACCGAAAATAGTGCAGGCGTTGGCGGCGGAGTATGTTTCGTGACATGCACCAGGATCACGGTCACCGGTACCGCCTTCACACGCAACGCCGCGATCTACGGTGGCGGCGGGCCGGCTCTCATGAGTTCTGAGTTATTCGACGACGATTACTATGGTTCCGGCGGCGGCGCACTATTCGTGGACTGTACACGTCTCGCACTCCTCGAAACAACCTTTGAGAACAACACCGCAATCAACAGCGGCGGCGGGGCGGAGTTCCATTATTGCGAGAACGCCACGCTCACCGGCGTCACTTTCACCGGCAACGAAGCAGAGGAGTGTGGTGGCGGGGCGGAGTTCCATTATTGCGAGAACGCCACGCTCACCGGCGTCACTTTCACCGGCAACGAAGCAGAGGCGTATGGCGGCGGGGCGGAGTTCCATTATTGCGAGAACACCACGCTCACCGACGTCACTTTCACCGGCAACGAAGCGGAGGATTATGGCGGCGGGGCGGAGTTCTGGGAATCTTCGGGGATCACGCTCAACGGCGTCATCTTCATCACCAACACGGCGAACTCTGGCGGCGGGATGGATCTCTATGAGACATCCGACGTCACGCTCTCCGACATCACTTTCACACGCAACAACGCGGATCGTGGCGGCGGGGCATATCTCTATGAATCATCCGGCGTCAGGCTCTCCGACCTCTCGTTCACAGCCAACAACGCGACCAGGTACGGCGGCGGGGCATACTTCGATGACTGCACAGATTCCGGGGTCTTCGATGTCACCTTCACCGAAAACGACGCAACCAACGGTGGTGGGGCATTTATCGGGTGGTGCGAGAACATCACCATCACCGGCACCACGTTCACCGGCAACACCGTGACCGACCACGACGACGGGGACGTCCCGCGGAGTCTGGAGTCCTCCGACGATGAGTTAGAGAGTTCCGGCGGCGGGGCGTTCTTCTATGACTCATTCGGGATCATCATCGCCAACTGCCGCTTCGACAACCTCGACAATATCCGTGCCGAAAGGGAATCCGAAGAACCCGAATTTAGAGAAAGCGACATCATAGAAAGTTTCTCCGCAATCCTGAACACATCCCGCACGCCGGGGACGAACATCGCCGGCGGGCCGTACCTCGGCGGCAACCTCTGGCTGAATGACCCCGCCCAGAACATCTCGGAGTGGTGTGCTGACGCGGACTTCGACGGCATCTGCGACGAACCGCTGCTCATCGCCATGAACGACGGCGAGGAGTTCGGCACCGACCATCTCCCGCTGGTGTACGGCGGGACGGTGGCAATCGCCTCGACGCCCGCGGGGGCGTACATCCACCTGGACGGCGTGAACATCACCCGCACAACAGACACCTCCCTCTCCCTCCCTGTCGGCGACTACACGATCACCGTCACCCTCGCCGACTACGTGACCCCTGAAAATCGGACGGTGACGGTCTCTCCGGGCGAGACGGTGCCCGTCGTATTCGACCTCGAAGAAGTGTGCGGGATCCTCAACGTCTCGTCCGTCCCGGCCGGGGCCCGGATCGTCCTCGACGGCGTGGACACCGGAAGGTTGACCAACGCGACCCTGGAAGACATCCTGCCCGGAGAGCACAATGTCACGGTCGTCCTCGCCGGCTACAAAACCCCTGAGAACCGGACGGTGACGGTCTCTCCGGACGAGACGACAGAGGTCGCCTTCGCCCTCGAAGCCCTGCCGACCCCGACACCCACCTCATCCTCATCAGGTTCGAGCGGCAGGCACTCCGACCTCGCTGCCGACTCGACAGGAAAGATCCCGGCCGGCGGCAGCGGCACCCTGGCATTCCGGGGCCCGGCCATCTACGAGATCAGGGTGACGGTCGGCGAGAGCATCCAGACTCTCCTTGTCACCATCGGGCGGAGCGGCATCCCCTCCGGCGTCGAGGCCCCGGCCGGTCTGGTCTTTGAGTACGACGAGGTGACGATCTACCACACGACCGACGACGCGATCGAGGGTGCCCTCATCCTCTTCAGCATCCCGAAGGCGTGGCTGGCGGAGAACAGTATCGACCCGGCGGACGTCGTGCTCTACCGCTACCACGACGGCGCCTGGCAGGCCCTCCCCACCGAGGTCACAGGTGAGGACGAGACCTCCTGGCACTTCTCGGCGCAGAGTCCGGGCTTCTCCCTCTTTGCGATCGGCGGAGAACCAGCACCCGTCGCCGTCAAAGTGCCGGACGTCGGGGCACAGGCCGGGACGACAGAACCCCTCCCGCCGGTGACTGAAACACCGGCATCGCCCCCGGCGGAGACACCGCAGCCCTTCCCCACCATGATCCTCCTCCTCTGCGGGGCGGCCGTCCTCCTCATCGCGGCAGTCGTCCTCTGGAAGAGGAGATAA
- a CDS encoding YqhA family protein: MKKEPGGGPTDGRTGGGSSRVFMEMLASSSGWLFILAVIGSALVSVSLFVFGFVLTVLTVLETFTALSFEPAALEALLSISIKIIDIFLVATVFYVISLGLYELFIAKAPLPGWVEIRDLDDLETKLLGVVVIALAVLVLGQAVTWRSDVSTPILEFGLAVGVSILAISAYLRVKR; this comes from the coding sequence ATGAAAAAAGAGCCCGGGGGAGGACCGACCGACGGCCGGACGGGTGGGGGCTCGTCCCGTGTGTTTATGGAGATGCTCGCGTCCTCCAGCGGCTGGCTCTTCATCCTTGCCGTGATCGGGTCGGCCCTGGTCTCGGTCAGTCTCTTTGTCTTCGGGTTCGTCCTCACCGTCCTGACGGTCCTTGAGACATTCACCGCCCTCAGTTTCGAGCCCGCAGCCCTGGAAGCACTGCTCTCCATTTCCATCAAGATCATCGACATCTTCCTCGTGGCCACGGTCTTCTACGTCATCTCCCTGGGCCTGTACGAACTCTTCATCGCCAAGGCCCCTCTCCCCGGCTGGGTGGAGATCCGCGACCTCGACGATCTGGAGACCAAACTCCTCGGCGTCGTCGTCATCGCCCTGGCCGTGCTCGTCCTGGGGCAGGCCGTCACCTGGAGGAGCGACGTCTCGACCCCGATCCTGGAATTCGGGCTTGCCGTCGGTGTGTCCATTCTCGCGATATCGGCATACCTCCGGGTGAAGAGGTGA
- a CDS encoding P-loop NTPase: protein MKIVVCGKGGSGKSTIASLLAKNFAKNGCSVLVVDTDESNFGLHRQLGVDLPPDFMGYYGGKQAVVEKIFQAAPNYDSVSFFDKEWGFVDIPPAYLSGHDGVKLIAIGKIHEAGEGCACAMGMMAKQFIGNLKVKPGEVVITDTEAGIEHFGRGIEENADAVLMVIDPSYESLKLAEKVAELSTSIDKPVFFVLNKVDGSSEHFMCDALGGRHAIAAVIPVDPSLALAGLRGDEVEADSADIEHLGRFLQDTLAV, encoded by the coding sequence ATGAAGATTGTCGTATGCGGAAAAGGGGGGAGCGGGAAAAGCACCATCGCGTCCCTCCTTGCAAAAAATTTTGCAAAAAATGGCTGTTCCGTCCTTGTCGTCGACACCGACGAGTCGAATTTCGGCCTCCACCGGCAGCTGGGGGTCGATCTTCCCCCCGACTTCATGGGGTATTATGGCGGTAAGCAGGCCGTGGTGGAGAAAATTTTTCAGGCAGCCCCGAACTATGATTCGGTCTCCTTTTTCGATAAGGAATGGGGTTTTGTCGATATTCCCCCCGCGTACCTCTCGGGACATGACGGCGTGAAACTCATCGCCATCGGGAAGATCCACGAGGCGGGCGAGGGCTGTGCATGTGCGATGGGGATGATGGCAAAACAGTTCATCGGGAACCTGAAGGTGAAGCCGGGCGAAGTGGTCATCACCGATACCGAAGCCGGTATCGAACATTTCGGGAGGGGTATCGAGGAGAATGCGGACGCGGTCCTCATGGTGATCGATCCCTCCTACGAATCCCTCAAACTGGCCGAAAAAGTTGCAGAGCTGAGCACAAGCATCGACAAACCGGTATTTTTCGTCCTGAACAAGGTTGACGGATCCAGCGAACACTTCATGTGCGACGCCCTCGGCGGCAGGCACGCCATCGCCGCGGTGATACCGGTGGACCCGTCCCTCGCCCTGGCGGGGCTCCGGGGGGACGAAGTCGAGGCGGACTCCGCCGATATCGAACATCTGGGCCGGTTCCTCCAGGATACCCTGGCCGTGTAA
- a CDS encoding dihydrofolate reductase family protein: MSPRVIIHTTVSLDSATTGYDIDIGLHYEILLAFGPEAMLVGSTTARTGIETFMDIDQPEGPADLRRPAVSPDDPRPIGVFVDSRGVLKGLLHFYRQMEHIKDVVVLVSAATPEDYIAYLREREYPFIRCGAERVDLKAALDELEARFGISRVATDSGGGLSGALIEAGVADEVSLVVTPTIAGAGCTKLFRGVDAPVDLELIGSKEVGKGRVHLRYGVRKKE, encoded by the coding sequence ATGTCCCCCCGCGTGATCATCCACACGACGGTCAGTCTCGACAGCGCGACCACCGGCTATGATATCGACATCGGCCTGCACTACGAAATCCTCCTCGCCTTCGGGCCGGAGGCGATGCTCGTGGGTTCGACGACGGCGCGGACAGGCATCGAGACTTTTATGGACATCGACCAGCCGGAGGGCCCCGCGGACCTCCGGAGGCCGGCGGTCAGTCCCGACGACCCCCGCCCGATCGGCGTCTTCGTCGACAGCAGGGGGGTGCTGAAGGGCCTGCTCCACTTCTACCGGCAGATGGAGCATATCAAGGACGTCGTCGTCCTGGTCTCCGCCGCGACGCCGGAGGACTACATCGCGTACCTCCGGGAGAGGGAGTACCCCTTCATCAGGTGCGGGGCGGAGCGGGTCGACCTCAAAGCGGCGCTGGACGAACTCGAAGCGCGTTTCGGGATCTCCCGCGTCGCCACCGACAGCGGCGGCGGCCTCTCCGGCGCCCTGATCGAGGCGGGGGTCGCCGACGAGGTCAGTCTGGTCGTGACGCCGACGATCGCGGGGGCGGGGTGCACGAAACTGTTCAGGGGGGTGGACGCGCCCGTCGACCTGGAGTTGATCGGGTCGAAGGAAGTGGGGAAGGGCAGGGTGCACCTGCGGTATGGGGTGAGGAAAAAGGAGTGA